A single genomic interval of Fibrobacter sp. UWB4 harbors:
- a CDS encoding family 43 glycosylhydrolase produces MEMKVLNFTNLVNGATLVAFVKCATLATIGAFGVSAVSAADWYAKDNLQPGHDPSMVRFEDGYALMSTNNNLQLWTSEDAYTWRDHKSTVSKIPQWAYTYAPTTEGIWAPDVYYMNGEYRVYYCVSVFGKRTSAIGYQSTKSIMPGTTGYGWTDHGHVFHTVASDKYNAIDADVVRDTEGNYWMAFGSFGLGIQLIKLDAKTGYQANDDKTVYNIARRTSKASNGAEEGPSLIEHGGQYFLFTAWDICCQQGNDIEKTTYKTAYGRADKVTGPYKDRAGYDMANGGGTILMERYGRYVGPGGGEAFQDLNRVRFVHHYYDLNGDKFNHIHIRDVVFTDDNWAEMGQPFLGRYLSAEVEHGVLTRAVSGDLAITRSNTASNGEYLAYINTAGSKIRLPMNIMQAGEYLLRYRYANGGEGDATHKVTVNGKSQTVTLPPTGSWGTFPEKSVAMIPATLKRGGNFIEIEPQPNGFFSELDRIDFLRVIRDTIPANGFDNGIRVRLTDKDEFAIKDGGYAIFENVVTDSLKSNTNVSIQVKNAAAGKLAIRDGKKDGTVLAECDLSTAKASANGWSEASCGTIKVNGIKDFYLTASGLAGETVVGNIMFKSNIPASSSSSVPAESSSSEIAVSSSSESSVALPTVRPSLNYKVSKIPNGYRVHFDNAGVHQAYLLNPMGQIVSHKKAYGTDIEFNNLPKGRYIIKMK; encoded by the coding sequence ATGGAAATGAAGGTTTTGAATTTTACGAATCTTGTGAACGGCGCGACTCTCGTTGCTTTCGTGAAATGCGCGACTCTCGCAACGATTGGCGCCTTTGGCGTCTCTGCGGTTTCGGCTGCCGATTGGTACGCCAAGGACAACTTGCAGCCGGGTCATGACCCGAGCATGGTGCGCTTTGAAGACGGTTACGCCCTCATGAGCACAAACAATAATTTGCAACTGTGGACATCCGAAGATGCCTACACCTGGCGTGACCACAAGTCAACGGTGAGTAAAATCCCGCAGTGGGCTTACACGTATGCGCCAACGACCGAAGGCATTTGGGCGCCTGACGTTTACTACATGAACGGCGAATATCGCGTGTATTACTGCGTCTCCGTTTTCGGCAAGCGCACGTCTGCTATCGGTTATCAGTCCACAAAGTCGATCATGCCTGGCACAACGGGCTACGGCTGGACAGACCATGGCCATGTTTTCCATACGGTGGCGTCGGACAAGTACAATGCGATTGATGCCGATGTCGTTCGCGATACCGAGGGCAATTACTGGATGGCGTTTGGCTCGTTCGGACTTGGAATCCAGTTGATTAAGTTGGATGCAAAGACGGGCTATCAGGCAAACGATGACAAAACTGTTTACAACATTGCTCGCCGCACGAGCAAGGCCAGTAACGGTGCCGAAGAAGGTCCGAGCTTGATTGAACACGGTGGCCAGTATTTCTTGTTTACGGCTTGGGATATTTGCTGCCAGCAGGGCAATGATATTGAAAAGACGACTTACAAAACAGCTTATGGACGTGCAGATAAGGTAACGGGTCCGTATAAGGACCGTGCGGGTTACGATATGGCTAATGGCGGAGGCACAATCCTTATGGAACGCTATGGCCGTTACGTGGGTCCGGGCGGCGGCGAAGCATTCCAGGACTTGAACCGTGTACGCTTTGTGCACCACTATTACGATCTCAATGGTGACAAGTTCAACCACATCCATATTCGCGATGTGGTCTTTACGGATGACAATTGGGCTGAGATGGGACAGCCCTTCCTCGGGCGTTATTTGAGTGCCGAAGTCGAACACGGCGTTTTGACGCGAGCTGTTTCGGGCGATCTTGCAATTACGCGCAGCAATACTGCTTCGAATGGCGAATATCTTGCTTATATCAATACCGCAGGTTCCAAGATTCGCTTGCCGATGAACATCATGCAGGCTGGTGAGTACCTGTTGCGTTACCGCTATGCAAACGGCGGCGAAGGCGATGCTACGCACAAAGTCACAGTCAATGGCAAGTCGCAAACCGTAACGCTTCCGCCGACAGGTTCCTGGGGCACGTTCCCGGAAAAGTCTGTCGCGATGATTCCGGCTACGCTCAAGCGCGGTGGCAACTTCATTGAAATCGAGCCGCAGCCGAATGGATTCTTCTCGGAACTTGACCGCATCGACTTCTTGCGCGTGATTCGCGATACGATTCCGGCAAATGGCTTTGACAACGGCATCCGCGTACGCCTCACCGACAAGGATGAATTTGCCATCAAGGACGGTGGCTATGCGATTTTCGAAAACGTCGTGACGGATTCTCTCAAGAGCAATACGAACGTCTCTATTCAGGTGAAAAACGCAGCCGCAGGCAAGCTTGCTATTCGCGACGGCAAAAAGGACGGAACCGTCCTTGCCGAATGCGACCTCTCGACTGCCAAAGCTTCTGCAAACGGCTGGTCCGAAGCAAGCTGCGGAACGATTAAAGTAAACGGCATTAAGGACTTTTACCTGACAGCAAGCGGTCTTGCGGGCGAAACCGTTGTCGGAAACATTATGTTCAAGTCGAACATTCCGGCGTCAAGCTCTAGCAGCGTTCCGGCCGAATCCAGCTCTAGTGAAATTGCTGTGAGCAGTTCGAGCGAATCTTCTGTAGCGCTTCCGACAGTTCGTCCATCATTGAACTACAAGGTATCCAAGATTCCTAACGGTTACCGCGTACACTTCGATAACGCTGGCGTTCATCAGGCTTACCTCTTGAATCCGATGGGGCAAATTGTCTCCCATAAAAAAGCTTACGGTACCGATATTGAGTTTAATAACCTTCCCAAGGGCAGATACATTATCAAGATGAAGTAG